The following are encoded together in the Cicer arietinum cultivar CDC Frontier isolate Library 1 chromosome 2, Cicar.CDCFrontier_v2.0, whole genome shotgun sequence genome:
- the LOC101502037 gene encoding pectinesterase-like produces the protein MRTLDTSCFASSSRSLFQQILVSYVFVLLIVVNTGGYKKVLASRHLVEVDHQGYPTWFSTDDRILLSELQKGIARPNTIVAKDGSGQYKTITAAINSYPENHQGRYVIYVKMGVYHEYITIDPKKIKILLYGDGPTNTIITGNKSVQNGLKTDETATFSTFGEDFIAMSIAFENKAGPKAQQAVALLVEGDQSVFFRCAFLGYQDTLYANRGRQFYRNCEIYGTIDFIFGEFGTTLIQNSKILVRKPIQGQQNVVVADGSSLKGTHTGIVLQNYSIMPHIELYPYRLTVKTYLARSWKAFSRAVFINNYFDELIQRDGYMIWNVNETNTKNSYFAEFGNIGPGANASARVKWAKGVITKDEVVRFTAEPWLNASSWLSFTGVPYNKGL, from the exons ATGAGAACCTTGGACACATCATGTTTTGCTAGCTCGTCACGAAGCTTGTTTCAACAGATTTTAGTTTCATATGTTTTCGTCTTACTCATAGTGGTTAACACTGGTGGCTATAAAAAGGTGCTTGCATCTCGTCATCTTGTTGAAGTGGATCACCAAGGTTATCCTACATGGTTTTCTACTGATGACCGTATCTTGTTGTCTGAGCTCCAAAAAGGAATAGCTCGACCCAACACCATTGTGGCCAAGGATGGTAGTGGCCAATATAAAACGATTACAGCCGCTATTAACTCGTACCCTGAGAATCATCAAGGAAGAtatgttatatatgttaaaatggGTGTCTACCATGAATATATTACTATTGatcctaaaaaaattaaaattttattatacgGTGATGGCCCTACAAACACAATTATCACTGGAAACAAGAGTGTTCAGAATGGACTCAAAACAGACGAAACAGCCACATTTT CCACCTTTGGTGAAGACTTTATTGCCATGTCAATTGCATTTGAGAATAAAGCTGGTCCAAAAGCTCAACAAGCAGTAGCACTTCTTGTTGAAGGTGATCAGTCAGTATTCTTCCGGTGTGCATTTCTTGGTTATCAAGATACATTGTACGCAAACAGGGGTCGTCAATTCTACCGTAACTGTGAGATTTATGGGACCATTGATTTTATCTTTGGTGAGTTTGGTACTACCTTGATTCAAAACTCTAAGATCTTGGTGAGGAAGCCCATTCAAGGACAACAAAACGTTGTGGTGGCAGATGGCTCATCCCTCAAGGGCACACACACTGGAATAGTTCTTCAAAACTACTCCATTATGCCACACATTGAGCTATATCCTTATCGGCTTACGGTGAAGACTTACTTAGCAAGGTCATGGAAAGCTTTTTCAAGGGCGGTCTTcattaacaattattttgatgaattaattcaaagagaTGGATATATGATATGGAATGTTAATGAAACAAACACTAAAAACTCGTACTTTGCTGAGTTTGGCAATATTGGACCCGGTGCCAATGCTTCAGCAAGAGTTAAATGGGCAAAAGGTGTCATTACCAAAGATGAAGTTGTTAGATTCACGGCTGAACCATGGCTTAATGCTAGCAGTTGGTTGTCTTTCACTGGTGTGCCATACAATAAAGGATTATAG